In Streptomyces sclerotialus, one genomic interval encodes:
- a CDS encoding glycoside hydrolase family 43 protein, with the protein MTAADRTPAAADRHAAWLSADRGDGTYRNPVLAADWSDPDLVRVGDDYYLTASSFGRAPGLPLLHSRDLVNWTLAGHALERLEPAEAFTVPRHDCGVWAPSIRHHDDRFWIFWGDPDHGIFQVNAEDVRGPWTRPHLLKAGKGLIDPCPLWDEETGEAYLVHAWAKSRSGIKNRLTGHRMRPDATGLLDEGTTLVDADRIPGWFTLEGPKLYRHDGWFWILAPAGSVTTGWQGAFRSRGFFGPYEERVVLAQGDTDVNGPHQGGWVRTPAGEDWFVHFQELGAYGRLVHLQPMRWDAAGWPVMGEDGSPVREHRKPALPPQAPAAPVMDDDFPGGRYGRQWQWTANPAEGWTQHHSGDGLRIACVRSADAHDLRRLPHVLTQRLPARPVTVEVGLRLDSTEPGARAGLAVLGDAFSWIGLERGADGTVRLVHRFAESVAEAERDAAYSAPAPDGSARLRITVGPEARCRFAADTGAGWTPYGQVFAALPWRWVGALLGLFATAPADPDGTGAGPAGTALCTHFRIAPAATG; encoded by the coding sequence ATGACCGCCGCCGACCGCACCCCGGCCGCCGCCGACCGGCACGCCGCCTGGCTCTCCGCCGACCGCGGCGACGGCACCTACCGCAACCCCGTCCTCGCCGCCGACTGGTCCGACCCCGACCTCGTCCGCGTCGGTGACGACTACTACCTCACCGCCTCCAGCTTCGGCCGCGCCCCGGGCCTGCCGCTGCTGCACTCCCGCGACCTGGTCAACTGGACACTGGCCGGACACGCCCTGGAACGGCTGGAACCGGCGGAGGCGTTCACCGTGCCGCGCCACGACTGCGGCGTGTGGGCGCCCTCGATCCGGCACCACGACGACCGGTTCTGGATCTTCTGGGGCGACCCGGACCACGGCATCTTCCAGGTCAACGCCGAGGACGTACGCGGGCCGTGGACCCGGCCGCACCTCCTCAAGGCAGGCAAGGGGCTGATCGACCCCTGCCCCCTGTGGGACGAGGAGACCGGCGAGGCCTACCTCGTGCACGCCTGGGCGAAGTCGCGCTCCGGCATCAAGAACCGGCTCACCGGCCACCGCATGCGGCCCGACGCCACCGGCCTGCTCGACGAGGGCACCACGCTCGTCGACGCCGACCGCATCCCCGGCTGGTTCACCCTCGAAGGCCCCAAGCTCTACCGGCACGACGGCTGGTTCTGGATCCTCGCACCCGCCGGGAGCGTGACGACCGGCTGGCAGGGCGCCTTCCGCTCGCGCGGCTTCTTCGGCCCGTACGAGGAGCGCGTCGTCCTCGCCCAGGGCGACACCGACGTCAACGGACCGCACCAGGGCGGCTGGGTACGCACCCCGGCCGGCGAGGACTGGTTCGTGCACTTCCAGGAGCTGGGCGCGTACGGGCGTCTCGTACACCTCCAGCCGATGCGCTGGGACGCGGCGGGGTGGCCGGTCATGGGGGAGGACGGCAGCCCGGTACGGGAGCACCGCAAACCGGCCCTCCCGCCGCAGGCGCCCGCCGCACCGGTCATGGACGACGACTTCCCCGGCGGGCGGTACGGCCGCCAGTGGCAGTGGACCGCCAACCCCGCGGAGGGGTGGACACAGCACCACTCCGGCGACGGGCTGCGGATCGCCTGCGTCCGCTCCGCCGACGCGCACGACCTGCGCCGCCTGCCGCACGTCCTCACCCAGCGGCTGCCCGCCCGGCCGGTCACCGTGGAGGTCGGACTGCGGCTGGACAGCACCGAGCCGGGCGCCAGGGCGGGGCTCGCCGTGCTCGGCGACGCGTTCAGCTGGATCGGGCTGGAGCGCGGCGCTGACGGCACTGTTCGGCTCGTCCACCGGTTCGCCGAGTCCGTCGCCGAGGCGGAACGGGACGCCGCGTACTCCGCTCCCGCGCCGGACGGCAGCGCCCGGCTGCGGATCACCGTCGGCCCGGAAGCCCGCTGCCGTTTCGCCGCCGACACCGGTGCCGGCTGGACCCCGTACGGGCAGGTCTTCGCCGCCCTGCCCTGGCGGTGGGTCGGTGCCCTGCTCGGCCTGTTCGCCACCGCACCCGCCGACCCGGACGGTACTGGCGCGGGACCGGCCGGTACCGCGCTCTGCACCCACTTCCGCATCGCCCCCGCCGCGACCGGCTGA
- a CDS encoding LuxR C-terminal-related transcriptional regulator — protein sequence MTGPKTVRSPRRIHGRDTELAAAHTLSSSLEHGTGGALVCAAGPGLGRTAFLERTVQDFRAGRALLVRAAPGDATRPYGGIRALLRTAAEEWPDARTAEAPGPGRERDALSRLLRTAGAGRPLLLCADDVHLWDAPTRTELGRAAHHLRTATAPVGLLLSVAAHRAHDHALAGLPRVTLGPLDGPAAAALLDDLTEGRAAPAVREELARAAEGNPRLLAELTAGLTPSQLSGLTPLPRPLADPATLLRALGARPAELPPDTRRLLLLAAAAQEQHPEGPGADAALVLRAAAAAGLGAAALAPAETAGLVRTAGERIHFGSALLRRALYEAVPLARRRAAHALLASAAEADGGGPPRLPHLLHRALAADGPDPELAGRLAAAARTGGPHLTHEERSVALAVSARLTEYGTDRATRLTAAADHARLAGRPGRARDLLAPVRALPAAAPVRGHAELVHGLLSLRDGPVADAREELLVAAALLGPHDATAALTARLAATEAAWAMGDAAAYVEALGGGPERTGARGDATAGTPGRGGDAASGPSGPLPEDYRTGMAAVLSGRLDAGIGPLRRMLARTGRAEDPEVLLRAGVAALVVGDLEAACRVNARALAAARALGRATLVPQALEHLAYGELRAGRHPRARVHAEEGLRTAHRAGQRNIAAHQHAILALVASVEGDTDALTAHATAAAAVAGPHGLVQVATLTRWALARADLGAGRVDEAAARLGPLVSPGPRQGHFAVRMLAVPCYAEAAVQAGETEAARAAVEEFAVWADLGADPAAPAQLARCRALLAGTGGGRAAAAADAYYEEARARHEDTVNDFERARTLLLHGKWLRRRRRPGPARGVLRDALVAFEGCGARAWTEQTRAELRATGDAPATGEAPGAGPAGPLAGLTPQQLRIARCVAEGATNREVALRLSVSPRTVDHHLRNVFAVLGVRSRLELARLVDRAEKSTAPM from the coding sequence GTGACCGGACCGAAGACCGTGCGCAGTCCTCGCCGGATCCACGGCAGGGACACCGAACTCGCCGCCGCGCACACCCTGTCGAGCAGCCTGGAGCACGGCACAGGAGGCGCCCTGGTGTGCGCGGCGGGCCCCGGCCTCGGCCGCACCGCGTTCCTGGAACGCACCGTCCAGGACTTCCGGGCGGGCCGCGCCCTGCTGGTACGGGCCGCACCGGGAGACGCCACGCGGCCGTACGGAGGAATCCGCGCCCTCCTCCGTACGGCCGCCGAGGAATGGCCGGACGCCCGCACGGCGGAAGCCCCCGGCCCGGGACGCGAACGGGACGCCCTGTCCCGGCTGTTACGCACCGCGGGCGCCGGCCGCCCCCTCCTGCTCTGCGCCGACGACGTCCACCTGTGGGACGCGCCGACCCGCACGGAACTGGGCCGGGCCGCACACCACCTCCGCACCGCGACGGCCCCCGTCGGCCTGCTCCTCTCGGTCGCCGCCCACCGCGCGCACGACCACGCGCTCGCGGGCCTGCCCCGCGTGACCCTCGGCCCCCTCGACGGGCCCGCAGCGGCCGCACTCCTCGACGACCTCACCGAAGGCCGTGCAGCGCCGGCCGTACGGGAGGAACTGGCACGGGCGGCGGAAGGCAACCCCCGGCTGCTCGCCGAGCTCACCGCAGGCCTCACCCCGTCCCAGCTCTCCGGGCTCACGCCGCTGCCCCGGCCGCTCGCCGACCCCGCGACCCTGCTCCGCGCCCTGGGGGCCCGCCCGGCGGAGCTGCCGCCCGACACCCGCCGCCTCCTGCTGCTGGCCGCCGCCGCACAGGAACAGCACCCCGAAGGCCCCGGCGCCGACGCGGCACTCGTCCTGCGGGCCGCCGCGGCCGCCGGACTCGGAGCGGCGGCCCTGGCACCCGCGGAGACCGCGGGGCTGGTCCGCACCGCGGGGGAGCGCATCCACTTCGGCAGCGCACTGCTCCGCCGGGCCCTCTACGAAGCCGTGCCCCTCGCCCGGCGCCGGGCCGCGCACGCGCTGCTGGCATCGGCCGCCGAGGCCGACGGCGGCGGCCCGCCACGGCTGCCGCACCTGCTGCACCGCGCCCTGGCGGCCGACGGTCCCGACCCCGAACTCGCCGGCCGGCTGGCCGCGGCGGCCCGGACCGGCGGGCCCCACCTCACGCACGAGGAACGCTCGGTGGCGCTGGCCGTCTCGGCGCGTCTCACCGAGTACGGCACCGACCGGGCCACCCGGCTGACCGCTGCGGCCGACCACGCACGGCTCGCGGGCCGCCCCGGCCGCGCCCGCGACCTGCTCGCGCCGGTCCGCGCGCTGCCGGCCGCCGCGCCGGTCCGCGGCCACGCCGAACTGGTACACGGACTGCTGTCCCTGCGGGACGGCCCGGTCGCCGACGCCAGGGAAGAACTCCTCGTCGCGGCGGCCCTGCTCGGCCCGCACGACGCCACCGCCGCTCTCACCGCCCGCCTCGCCGCCACGGAGGCCGCCTGGGCGATGGGGGACGCCGCTGCGTACGTGGAAGCACTCGGCGGCGGACCGGAACGAACCGGCGCCCGCGGGGACGCGACCGCCGGCACTCCGGGACGCGGGGGCGACGCGGCCTCGGGCCCCTCCGGGCCCCTCCCCGAGGACTACCGCACCGGCATGGCCGCCGTGCTGAGCGGGCGGCTCGACGCGGGGATCGGGCCGCTGCGGCGGATGCTCGCCCGTACCGGGCGCGCCGAGGACCCCGAGGTGCTGTTGCGGGCCGGGGTCGCCGCGCTGGTCGTCGGCGACCTGGAGGCCGCCTGCCGGGTCAACGCGCGCGCCCTCGCGGCCGCACGCGCGCTGGGCCGCGCCACGCTGGTCCCGCAGGCCCTGGAGCACCTGGCCTACGGCGAGCTGCGGGCCGGCCGGCATCCGCGCGCCCGCGTCCACGCCGAGGAAGGGCTGCGGACCGCGCACCGCGCCGGACAGCGCAACATCGCGGCCCACCAGCACGCCATCCTGGCCCTGGTCGCCTCCGTCGAGGGCGACACCGACGCGCTGACCGCCCACGCCACGGCGGCCGCCGCCGTCGCGGGGCCGCACGGGCTGGTCCAGGTCGCCACGCTCACCCGCTGGGCGCTGGCCCGCGCCGACCTGGGCGCCGGCCGGGTCGACGAGGCAGCGGCCCGGCTCGGCCCGCTGGTCAGCCCCGGCCCCCGGCAGGGCCACTTCGCCGTACGCATGCTGGCCGTGCCCTGCTACGCCGAAGCGGCGGTACAGGCGGGTGAGACCGAAGCGGCCCGCGCCGCCGTCGAGGAGTTCGCCGTCTGGGCGGACCTCGGAGCCGACCCCGCCGCCCCCGCCCAACTGGCCCGCTGCCGCGCGCTGCTGGCCGGAACCGGCGGCGGCCGGGCAGCGGCGGCGGCCGACGCGTACTACGAGGAGGCCCGCGCGCGCCACGAGGACACCGTCAACGACTTCGAACGCGCCAGGACCCTGCTCCTGCACGGCAAGTGGCTTCGGCGCAGACGCCGCCCCGGCCCCGCCAGAGGCGTGCTGCGGGACGCGCTGGTCGCCTTCGAGGGGTGCGGCGCCCGCGCCTGGACCGAGCAGACCCGCGCCGAACTGCGCGCCACGGGCGACGCGCCCGCCACCGGGGAAGCGCCCGGCGCCGGACCGGCGGGTCCGCTCGCCGGTCTCACCCCGCAGCAGCTGCGCATCGCCCGCTGCGTGGCGGAGGGCGCCACCAACCGCGAGGTCGCCCTCCGGCTGTCCGTGAGCCCCCGGACCGTCGACCACCACCTGCGGAACGTCTTCGCGGTACTGGGCGTACGCTCCCGCCTGGAACTCGCCCGTCTCGTGGACCGCGCGGAGAAGTCCACCGCGCCCATGTGA
- a CDS encoding ABC transporter substrate-binding protein: MTIFRKPGRPRGTAALALTAVLALTATACGDDGSGVAGEAGAEGSGKGTITFWDNNGGVRTDIWKEIIKDFEKANPDIKVDYVGVAATEAQSKYDTAIQGGGLPDVGGIGAAMLAGISAQGALEPLDKRLADSSLDGKLNTRMVTSVRSAAGGKQLYTVPMHATNGVLYYRTDLFKAAGLPAPTTWSAFYEAAEKLTDKGGNKFGYTIRGGAGSIAQALDAMYGQSGITSFWKEDGLHTTVNDPKNVAALEKYVALYKKNTPAADINNDFTKMVAQWDSGEIGMLNHNMGSYQDHVKALGTKKFRGIPNPTLDDGTRVMVSNPVDGLGLFKSGKNKAAAWKFIEFAASHEANSKWSESAGTIPSNLEAAKDDWVQESETTRLGAEALNSDKTKIVDLPYYLPDWNTLSKADNEPAFQKVLLGRTTPKAFLDSLADQFDAAQAEWKQQDK, encoded by the coding sequence ATGACCATCTTCCGTAAGCCCGGCAGACCCCGCGGTACCGCGGCACTCGCCCTGACCGCCGTCCTCGCCCTCACCGCCACCGCCTGCGGCGACGACGGCAGCGGCGTCGCGGGCGAGGCCGGAGCCGAGGGATCCGGCAAGGGCACGATCACCTTCTGGGACAACAACGGCGGCGTCCGTACCGACATCTGGAAGGAGATCATCAAGGACTTCGAGAAGGCGAACCCCGACATCAAGGTCGACTACGTCGGGGTCGCCGCGACCGAGGCGCAGTCCAAGTACGACACCGCCATCCAGGGCGGCGGCCTCCCCGACGTCGGCGGCATCGGTGCCGCGATGCTCGCCGGCATCAGTGCACAGGGCGCGCTGGAGCCGCTCGACAAGCGCCTCGCGGACAGCTCGCTCGACGGCAAGCTGAACACGCGCATGGTGACGAGCGTCCGCTCGGCCGCGGGCGGCAAGCAGCTCTACACCGTGCCGATGCACGCCACCAACGGCGTGCTGTACTACCGCACCGACCTGTTCAAGGCCGCCGGCCTGCCCGCGCCCACCACCTGGTCGGCGTTCTACGAGGCCGCCGAGAAGCTCACCGACAAGGGCGGCAACAAGTTCGGCTACACCATCCGCGGCGGCGCGGGATCCATCGCGCAGGCGCTGGACGCCATGTACGGCCAGTCCGGTATCACCAGCTTCTGGAAGGAGGACGGCCTCCACACCACCGTCAACGACCCGAAGAACGTCGCGGCGCTGGAGAAGTACGTCGCGCTCTACAAGAAGAACACCCCGGCGGCCGACATCAACAACGACTTCACCAAGATGGTCGCCCAGTGGGACAGCGGCGAGATCGGCATGCTCAACCACAACATGGGCTCCTACCAGGACCACGTGAAGGCGCTCGGCACGAAGAAGTTCCGCGGCATACCGAACCCCACGCTGGACGACGGCACCCGGGTGATGGTGTCCAACCCGGTCGACGGGCTCGGCCTCTTCAAGTCCGGCAAGAACAAGGCCGCCGCCTGGAAGTTCATCGAGTTCGCGGCCTCGCACGAAGCCAACAGCAAGTGGAGCGAGTCGGCCGGCACCATCCCGTCCAACCTCGAAGCGGCGAAGGACGACTGGGTGCAGGAGTCCGAGACCACCCGGCTCGGCGCCGAAGCGCTGAACAGCGACAAGACGAAGATCGTCGACCTGCCGTACTACCTCCCCGACTGGAACACCCTCTCCAAGGCCGACAACGAACCCGCCTTCCAGAAGGTGCTGCTCGGCAGGACCACGCCGAAGGCGTTCCTGGACTCGCTCGCCGACCAGTTCGACGCGGCACAGGCCGAGTGGAAGCAGCAGGACAAGTGA
- a CDS encoding rhamnogalacturonan acetylesterase, whose translation MTLTRRRVAAALAGIPLALAAAPAALAASGGRRRMPALHLAGDSTAAQKYADAAPETGWGMALPFFLHPDVPVTNHAVNGRSAKSFIDEGRLTAVLAVLRPGDLLLVQFGHNDEKKDDPTRYTEAWTTYQDHLRQYLDGARDRGARPVLLTSVERRRFDAGGNALPTHGEYPAAMRALAAETDVPLLDIQERSLALWQKLGPEETRTYFNWTADEQDNTHFNPPGAIAVARLVAAGLAEERLLAPRGVRRLDDEIPTSWITWPEGNGA comes from the coding sequence GTGACACTCACCCGGCGCCGGGTGGCCGCGGCCCTCGCGGGGATCCCCCTCGCGCTCGCCGCGGCCCCGGCCGCCCTCGCCGCCTCAGGAGGCCGCCGCCGCATGCCCGCACTCCACCTCGCCGGCGACTCGACCGCCGCCCAGAAGTACGCCGACGCCGCACCCGAGACCGGCTGGGGCATGGCGCTGCCCTTCTTCCTGCACCCGGACGTGCCCGTCACCAACCACGCCGTCAACGGCCGCAGTGCCAAGAGCTTCATCGACGAGGGACGGCTGACCGCCGTCCTCGCCGTGCTGCGCCCCGGCGACCTCCTCCTCGTCCAGTTCGGCCACAACGACGAGAAGAAGGACGACCCCACCCGGTACACCGAGGCCTGGACCACGTACCAGGACCACCTGCGGCAGTACCTCGACGGGGCCCGTGACCGCGGCGCACGGCCCGTCCTGCTGACCTCCGTGGAACGCCGGCGCTTCGACGCCGGGGGCAACGCCCTGCCCACCCACGGCGAGTACCCCGCGGCGATGCGGGCCCTGGCCGCCGAGACGGACGTACCGCTGCTCGACATCCAGGAGCGGTCCCTCGCGCTGTGGCAGAAGCTCGGCCCCGAGGAGACCAGGACGTACTTCAACTGGACGGCGGACGAGCAGGACAACACCCACTTCAACCCGCCCGGCGCCATCGCCGTGGCCCGGCTGGTCGCGGCGGGGCTGGCCGAGGAGCGGCTGCTCGCCCCGCGCGGCGTACGCCGCCTCGACGACGAGATACCCACGTCCTGGATCACCTGGCCGGAAGGGAACGGCGCATGA
- the bdeA gene encoding bis(hydroxyethyl) terephthalate hydrolase has product MQQHSSVSAGTPDRRQPGRLRTRLTRWGMAGLLAAGGLLASQPMAAQAADNPYERGPEPTVSSIEASRGPYAVSQTTVSSLGVTGFGGGTIYYPTSTADGTFGAVAISPGYTAYQSSIAWLGPRLASQGFVVFTIDTNTTLDQPDSRGRQLLAALDYLTERSSVRNRIDSSRLGVMGHSMGGGGTLEAAKSRPSLQAAIPLTGWNLDKSWPELTTPTLVVGADGDTIAPVATHSEPFYESLSGSLDKAYLELNGASHFTPNTSNTTIAKYSISWLKRFIDNDTRYEQFLCPLPRPSLTIEEYRGNCPHTS; this is encoded by the coding sequence GTGCAGCAGCACAGCAGTGTGTCCGCCGGCACCCCGGACCGCCGTCAGCCGGGCCGGCTCAGAACCCGCCTGACGCGGTGGGGAATGGCCGGCCTCCTGGCAGCGGGCGGCCTGCTCGCCTCCCAGCCGATGGCGGCCCAGGCCGCGGACAACCCGTACGAGCGGGGCCCGGAGCCCACGGTCTCCAGCATCGAGGCGTCGCGCGGCCCGTACGCCGTCTCGCAGACCACCGTCTCCTCCCTGGGCGTCACCGGCTTCGGCGGCGGCACCATCTACTACCCGACCTCCACCGCCGACGGCACCTTCGGAGCCGTCGCCATCTCGCCCGGCTACACCGCCTACCAGTCGTCCATCGCCTGGCTCGGTCCGCGGCTGGCCTCCCAGGGCTTCGTGGTGTTCACCATCGACACGAACACCACGCTCGACCAGCCCGACAGCCGGGGCCGCCAGCTCCTCGCCGCGCTGGACTACCTCACCGAGCGCAGCTCGGTGCGCAACCGGATCGACAGCAGCCGCCTCGGCGTGATGGGCCACTCCATGGGCGGCGGCGGCACGCTGGAGGCCGCCAAGAGCCGTCCGTCCCTCCAGGCGGCGATCCCGCTGACCGGCTGGAACCTCGACAAGAGCTGGCCGGAGCTGACGACCCCGACCCTGGTCGTCGGCGCGGACGGCGACACGATCGCCCCGGTCGCGACCCACTCCGAGCCGTTCTACGAGAGCCTGTCCGGCTCACTGGACAAGGCGTACCTGGAGCTGAACGGCGCGTCGCACTTCACGCCGAACACCTCCAACACCACGATCGCCAAGTACAGCATCTCCTGGCTCAAGCGGTTCATCGACAACGACACCCGCTACGAGCAGTTCCTCTGCCCGCTGCCCCGGCCGAGCCTGACGATCGAGGAGTACCGCGGCAACTGCCCGCACACCTCCTGA
- a CDS encoding pectate lyase family protein: MRTRGTRRRTTTAVALAGCAVLALTGTGPAHATPSGRDVLPARDGWASADGGTTGGARADAAHTYTVTTWDQLRSALADDPGAPRIIKVRGILDATAAGCAAFEADGYDFDRYLADYDPAVWGRDRPVSGEQEDLRAASQRNQAAAVKAYVPADTTLVGLGAHAGITGGSLQIENTDNVIVRNLTVESPLDCFPQWDPTDGATGAWNSEYDSMAVTGSTHVWLDHNTFTDGAHPDSSLPSYYGELYQRHDGELDIVRGADLVTASWNVFTDHDKTLMIGNSDSAGATDRGKLRVTLHHNLFRDVTERAPRVRFGKVDAYNNHYVVGAGTAYAYSFGIGMESRLVAEKNAVTLPPGTGAGRILKKWKEAPVTAEGNRVNGRPADLIALHNAEFPDQQLTSGAGWTPTLRTRVDDPRAVPGLVGHRAGAGRLR, translated from the coding sequence ATGAGAACACGCGGCACGAGGAGACGTACCACCACCGCGGTCGCACTGGCGGGCTGCGCCGTGCTCGCGCTCACCGGCACCGGACCGGCCCACGCCACCCCGTCCGGCCGGGACGTCCTCCCCGCCCGCGACGGCTGGGCGTCCGCCGACGGCGGGACCACCGGCGGCGCGCGCGCCGACGCCGCGCACACCTACACGGTCACCACCTGGGACCAGCTGAGATCCGCCCTCGCCGACGACCCCGGCGCCCCGCGCATCATCAAGGTCAGGGGCATCCTGGACGCCACCGCCGCCGGCTGCGCGGCCTTCGAGGCCGACGGCTACGACTTCGACCGCTACCTCGCCGACTACGACCCCGCCGTATGGGGCCGCGACCGCCCCGTCAGCGGCGAACAGGAGGACCTGCGCGCCGCCTCGCAACGCAACCAGGCCGCGGCCGTCAAGGCGTACGTCCCCGCCGACACCACCCTCGTCGGCCTCGGCGCGCACGCCGGGATCACCGGCGGCAGTCTCCAGATCGAGAACACGGACAACGTCATCGTCCGCAACCTCACCGTCGAGAGCCCGCTGGACTGCTTCCCGCAGTGGGACCCCACGGACGGTGCGACCGGCGCCTGGAACTCCGAGTACGACAGCATGGCCGTCACCGGCTCCACCCACGTCTGGCTGGACCACAACACCTTCACCGACGGCGCGCACCCCGACAGCTCGCTGCCGTCGTACTACGGCGAGCTGTACCAGCGGCACGACGGCGAGCTCGACATCGTGCGCGGCGCCGACCTCGTCACCGCCTCCTGGAACGTCTTCACCGACCACGACAAGACCCTCATGATCGGCAACAGCGACAGCGCGGGCGCCACCGACCGCGGCAAGCTGCGCGTCACCCTGCACCACAACCTCTTCCGCGACGTGACCGAGCGCGCGCCCCGCGTCCGCTTCGGCAAGGTCGACGCGTACAACAACCACTACGTGGTGGGGGCGGGCACGGCGTACGCCTACAGCTTCGGCATCGGCATGGAATCCCGGCTGGTCGCCGAGAAGAACGCCGTCACCCTGCCGCCGGGCACCGGCGCCGGCCGGATCCTCAAGAAGTGGAAGGAGGCGCCGGTCACCGCGGAGGGCAACCGCGTCAACGGCCGCCCGGCCGACCTGATCGCCCTGCACAACGCGGAGTTCCCGGACCAGCAGCTGACGTCCGGCGCGGGCTGGACGCCCACCCTGCGGACCCGTGTCGACGACCCGCGGGCGGTCCCCGGCCTCGTCGGTCACAGGGCGGGCGCCGGCCGGCTGCGCTGA
- a CDS encoding pectinesterase family protein, with product MPYLRSKRLLARVLAAATALGAALALGPHTPAGAAAPRDQHTSVHDRWADRPHGFASLAGGTTGGAGGKVVTVRTQAELAAYAAADEPYIIRVAAAIEVAPFGSDIVVASDKTIVGVGTSGEIVHGELHLNPGTHNVIIRNLTIRDSYVEGDWDGKTTDFDAIQMDSVHHVWIDHNRFTRMGDGLLDVRKDSQYVTVSYNRFDTHNKAFGIGWTDNVKTQITIDHNWFRGTKQRNPSADNCAYAHLYNNYLSAQVDDGDPVWTYGNWARGRTEMVIENSYYDGVQHPYQADDTAELVQRGSVLKHTTGRHDTRGTAFDPRDFYRYRLDPASAVPALVKKFSGPQKTLGTDTVLHVPADYPTVQAAVDAVPAGNDGAVTLALAPGTYREQVRVPATKPYLTFLGTGDDRADTVIVYDTPNEYGGSSGSATVLLAAHDTTARHLTFVNDFDEAAHDLKSEQALAVKTTGDRIVFEDTAFKGNQDTLMTDSPELDAISRVYVRDAYIEGDVDFLYGRATTVVEDSVIKALSRGSDTNNGYITAPSTWKNNPYGFLVTGSRIVSDAPAGTFHLGRPWHPGGEPDAIGKVLIRDTELPAAVKASPWTDMGGFSWRDARFSEYRNHGPGAAVTADRPQMSDADAARHEVADHLNGTDGWAPYRR from the coding sequence ATGCCGTACCTCCGTAGCAAGCGCTTACTGGCCAGAGTCCTGGCCGCCGCCACCGCACTGGGAGCGGCGCTGGCCCTCGGCCCGCACACTCCGGCCGGGGCCGCAGCGCCCCGGGACCAGCACACGTCCGTCCATGACCGGTGGGCCGACCGGCCGCACGGCTTCGCCTCCCTCGCCGGCGGCACCACCGGCGGCGCGGGCGGCAAGGTCGTCACCGTCCGCACGCAGGCCGAGCTGGCCGCGTACGCCGCAGCCGACGAGCCGTACATCATCCGCGTGGCAGCCGCCATCGAGGTCGCGCCGTTCGGCTCGGACATCGTCGTCGCCTCCGACAAGACGATCGTCGGCGTCGGCACCAGCGGCGAGATCGTCCACGGCGAGCTGCACCTGAACCCCGGTACGCACAACGTCATCATCCGCAACCTCACCATCCGCGACTCCTACGTGGAGGGCGACTGGGACGGCAAGACCACGGACTTCGACGCCATCCAGATGGACTCCGTGCACCACGTCTGGATCGACCACAACCGCTTCACGCGCATGGGCGACGGACTGCTCGACGTCCGCAAGGACAGCCAGTACGTCACCGTCTCCTACAACCGTTTCGACACCCACAACAAGGCGTTCGGCATCGGCTGGACCGACAACGTCAAGACGCAGATCACCATCGACCACAACTGGTTCCGCGGCACCAAGCAGCGCAACCCGTCCGCCGACAACTGCGCCTACGCCCACCTCTACAACAACTACCTCTCCGCGCAGGTCGACGACGGCGACCCCGTGTGGACCTACGGCAACTGGGCGCGCGGCCGCACCGAGATGGTCATCGAGAACAGCTACTACGACGGCGTCCAGCACCCCTACCAGGCCGATGACACCGCGGAGCTGGTGCAGCGCGGCTCGGTGCTGAAGCACACCACGGGGCGGCACGACACCCGGGGCACCGCCTTCGACCCGCGCGACTTCTACCGCTACCGGCTCGACCCGGCGTCCGCCGTGCCCGCCCTGGTGAAGAAGTTCTCCGGACCGCAGAAGACCCTCGGCACCGACACCGTCCTCCACGTACCGGCGGACTACCCGACCGTGCAGGCCGCGGTGGACGCCGTACCGGCCGGCAACGACGGCGCGGTCACGCTGGCGCTGGCCCCCGGCACCTACCGCGAGCAGGTCCGCGTCCCGGCCACCAAGCCGTACCTCACCTTCCTCGGCACCGGCGACGACCGCGCCGACACCGTCATCGTGTACGACACGCCCAACGAGTACGGCGGCTCCTCCGGCAGCGCCACCGTGCTGCTCGCCGCGCACGACACCACCGCGCGCCACCTGACCTTCGTCAACGACTTCGACGAGGCCGCGCACGACCTGAAGAGCGAACAGGCCCTGGCGGTGAAGACGACCGGCGACCGCATCGTCTTCGAGGACACCGCCTTCAAGGGCAACCAGGACACCCTGATGACGGACAGCCCCGAGCTGGACGCCATCAGCCGGGTCTACGTCCGCGACGCGTACATCGAAGGCGACGTCGACTTCCTCTACGGACGCGCCACCACCGTCGTCGAGGACTCCGTCATCAAGGCGCTGAGCCGCGGCTCGGACACCAACAACGGCTACATCACCGCCCCGTCCACCTGGAAGAACAACCCGTACGGCTTCCTCGTCACCGGCTCCCGCATCGTCAGTGACGCGCCCGCCGGGACGTTCCACCTCGGCCGCCCCTGGCACCCGGGCGGCGAGCCGGACGCGATCGGCAAGGTCCTGATCCGCGACACCGAACTGCCCGCCGCGGTCAAGGCCTCGCCGTGGACCGACATGGGCGGCTTCTCCTGGCGTGACGCCCGCTTCAGCGAGTACCGGAACCACGGCCCGGGCGCGGCGGTCACCGCCGACCGGCCGCAGATGAGTGACGCCGACGCCGCCCGCCACGAGGTGGCCGACCACCTGAACGGCACGGACGGCTGGGCCCCGTACCGCCGCTGA